From the Achromobacter xylosoxidans A8 genome, the window CCAGCGGCCGGCGCGGTCGCCGGTGGCCTCGCCCTGGCGGTAGGACAGGGCGCCATTGACCCAGACCGCCTCGATGCCGGCGGCGGTCTGCACCGGGGCGGCGAAGGTGGCGCGGTCGATGACCGTGGCCGGATCGAACAGCACCAGGTCCGCGTGGTAGCCCTCGCGCACCAGGCCGCGCTCGGCCAGGCCGAAGCGCGCGGCGGACAGGCCCGTCATCTTGTGCACGGCCTCGGTCAGCGGGAACAGCCCCACGTCGCGGCTGTAGTGCCCCAGCACGCGCGGGAACGCGCCCCACAGCCGCGGGTGCGGCATGGGATCGTTGGGCAGGCCGTCGGAGCCCACCATGGTAAGCCGGTGCGACAGCACGCGGCGCACGTCGTCTTCGTGCATGTTGTGGTACACAGCGCCCGCCGGCTGCAGACGCGCCGCCGCTTCCAGCAAGGGCAGGCCCCAGTCGGCGGCAATGTCCGCCAGCTTGCGGCGGGCCTGCTCCGGATGCGGCACGGACCAGGTGATGTCGATGTCGAATTCGTCCGTGACCTGCTTCAGATCCAGCGTGGACGAGCTGGCGGAATAGGGATAGCAGTCGCAGCCTACGTGTTGCAGGCGGCCCGCGGTTTCCAGCGTGGCCAGGACTTCCTTCGTGCGGCCCCAGTTGCCGGCCCCGGCGCACTTCAGGTGCGAGACCACCACCGGCACGCGGGCATGTTGGGCGATGTCGAAGGCTTCCTGCATGGCTTCCAGGATGGTCGCGAATTCCGAGCGCAGGTGGGTGGTGTAGAGCGCGCCGAATTCGTCCAGGGCCTCGGCCAGCAGCTTGACCTCGTCGGTATCGGCGTCGAAGGCGGAGGCATAGGCCAGTCCGGTGCTCAGGCCGACGGCGCCGTGCGCCAGCGCATCGCGCAGCTGTGCGCGCATGGCCAGAACTTCGTCGCGCGTGGCGGCGCGGTCGAGCCGGTCCATGTGGTTGCTGCGCAGGGCGGTGTGGCCGACCAGCGCCGCCACGTTCACGGCGGGCTGCGCGGCCTCGATGGCGCGGGTGTAGTCGGCAAAGGTGGGATAGCTGAAGTCGGCGCGGGACCCCAGCAGGTTCATCGGATCCGGCGGTTCGCCGCGCAAGGCCACGGGCGAGGCGCTGATGCCGCAGTTGCCCACCACCACGGTGGTAACCCCCTGGGACAGCTTGGGCAGCATGTCCGGCGTGCGGATGACGTTGGTGTCGTCATGCGTGTGCACGTCGATGAAGCCCGGGGCCAGCGCCAGGCGGGTGCCGTCGAAAAGATGGCGGGCGGACGCGCCGGGCAGGTCGCCGATGGCGGCGATGCGGCCGTCGGCCAGCGCCACGCTGGCGCGGTAGGCGGGTTCGCCGGTGCCGTCCAGGACCAGCACATTGCCTATGAGGGTGTCGTACATCTTGTGTTCCAGTTCAATCGCCCAGCGGCAGGCGGTTCGGGCCGCCGCGGTGTTCGTCCAGCGCCAGTTTGATGCGGCGCAGGCGCTCCCGGTTTTCTTCCTGGTTCAACATGGCCAGTTCGGTCGAGAGCAGGTCTATGGCCAGCATCAACGCGTAGCGCGACGCCGAGGGTTTGTAGATGAAGTCGGTTTCGTCGGTGCGGATGGGCAGGACTACGTCGGCCAGTTCGGCCAGCGCCGAGGTCGCGTCGGTGATGGCGACGATGCGCGCCTGGTACTGCTTGACGATGCGGGCCGCGCCCACGATTTCCGGCGTCAGGCCTGACGCCGACAGGATCAGTACGGCATCGCGCTCGTCCAGGGTGGCCGCGACCATGCGCAGCAGCACCGCGTCGCTGTAGACGGCGATGGGGTAGCCCAGCCGCACCAGGCGCGACTGCACTTCCTGCGCCAGCACGGCCGACGCGCCGCCCATGCCGAACACGTAGATCATGCGCGCGCCGTCGACGATGCCGGCGGCCGCTTCGAACAACTGCTCGGTAAAGTTGGGCAGATGCGCGCGCAGCGTGCTTTCGATGTCGGCGTAGATGCGGGCGTAGAAGGTGCTTTCCTCGGGCGCCGCGCTGGGGTCGAGAAAGCGGCTGCCCACGGTGCTGGCCTGGGCCAGCTTCAGCTTCAGGTCGCGCGTGTCGTCGCAGCCGACCGTGCGCGCGAAGCGCGAGATGGTGGCGATGCTGACGCCGGCCTTGGCGGCCAGCTGGTCGACGGTGGCGCTGGCGCCCCAGATGATGTTGTCCAGAATGGCGTCGGCGACTTTGCGTTCGGTCACGCTCAGCGAGTCCCGTCGACTGCGTATCTGGAAGACGATGTCGCGGATGATGTTCATGTGGGCTTCCTGGGTCTGGTCTGGACAGGGCGGCGATCAGGCGGCCAGTTCGGCATCGCCGATGCGCGAACAAGCCACATAGTGGCCCGGACCGACGTTGGCGGCCTGCGCCTCGGTGGTCGCGCAGCTTTCGATGGCGTACGGGCAGCGGGTGCGGAACACGCAACCGGAAGGCGGATTGACCGGGCTGGGGATGTCGCCCTTTAGCAGGATACGCGAGCGCGGCGCGCGCGGGTCCGGCACCGGCGCGGCGGACAGCAGCGCGCGGGTATAGGGATGGCGGGGGCGGGCATAGACCTCGCTGGTGGGGCCGCGTTCCATGACGCGGCCCAGGTACATCACCACGACCTCATCGCACAGATAGTCCACCACCGCCAGGTCGTGGGCCACGAACAGCATGGTCAGCCCCAGGTCGCGCTGCAGGTCCTGCAGCAGGTTCAGCACCTGAGCCTGCACCGAGACGTCCAAGGCCGAGACCGGCTCGTCGGCCACGATGAAGTCGGGCTCGACCGCCAGGGCTCGGGCGATGCCGATGCGCTGGCGCTGGCCGCCCGAGAACTCGTGCGGATAGCGGCGGCTGTGGTCGGCGTTCAGTCCCACGCGTTCCAGCAGCTCGCCGATGCGGGCCATGCGGCGGTTCTGCGCCAGGCGGTGCGTGTCCAGCGCCTCGCCCAGGATCTCGGCCACGGTCATGCGCGGGTTGAGGCTGGCGTAGGGGTCCTGGAACACGATCTGCATGCGGCGGCGCCAGGGCAGCATCTGTTTTTCGGACAGCTTGGTGATGTCCTGGCCGTCGAACAGGATGCGTCCGGCGGTGGGCGCGAACAGGCGCAGCAGGGCGCGGCCCGTGGTGGTCTTGCCGGAGCCGGACTCTCCGACCAGACCGACGATGGTGTTGCGCGGCACGTCGAAGCTGACGCCGTCCACGGCCTTCACCACGGGGGCGTTGCGCGCCTGCGAGGTGGGGAAGTGGACTTTCAGGTCCTGGATCCGCACCAGCGGCTCTTCGGCGCGGATGGGAATGGGGCTAGTCGTCATATCGGATTCACCTTGATGCAGCGCGCGCGGTGTTCGGTCTGCACCGGCATGAGTTCAGGCACGGCGGCGCGGCAGTCGTCGGCGGCCAGCGGGCAGCGCGGCGCGAAGGTACAGCCGGGCGGCAGCGACAGCACGCTGGGCACGTTGCCGGGAATGGCGCGCAGCCGTTCGCCGGAGGCCAGCAGGGCGGCGGTGGGAATGCAGGACAGCAAACCGCGGGTGTAGGGATGCGTGGGCTTTTCGAACAGGTCGTAGACGCCGGCGTCCTCGACCACGCGGCCCGCGTACATGACCGCCACGCGATGCGCGATCTCGGCCACCACGCCCAGGTTGTGCGTGATGAACAGGATGCTCATGTTCATCTCGGCCTGCAGCCGGCGCAGCAGGTCCAGGATCTGCGCCTGCACGGTCACGTCCAGCGCGGTGGTGGGCTCGTCGGCGATCAGCACGGCGGGGTTGCAGGCCAGGGCCAAAGCGATCATCACGCGCTGGCGCATGCCGCCCGACATCTGGTGCGGGTACTCGTTGACGCGGCGGTCGGCCGCCGGGATTTCCACGCGCTCCAGCATTTCGCGGGCGCGTCGGAGCGCGGCGTCATAGGAGCCGCCTTCGTGCTGCAGCACGGCTTCGGCGATCTGGTCGCCCACCGTGTACAGCGGGTTCAGGCTGGTCATGGGCTCCTGGAAGATCATGGCGATTTCGGCCCCGCGGATCTTGCGCAGGGTGGCCGGCGTGGCCTGAGCCAGATCGTGCTGCGCGCCCTGGCGGTCGCGGTACAGGATCCTGCCGGCCTCGATGCGACCCGCCGGTTTGGGCAGCAGGCCCATGATGGACAGGCTGGTCACGGACTTGCCGGAACCGGACTCGCCGACGATGGCCAGCGTTTCGCCGCGGGCCAGGTCGAAGGTCACGCCATCCACCGATTTGGCGATGCCGTCGCGGCTGTGGAACCAGGTCTTCAGTCCTTCCACGGAAAGCACGACGTCTCGGGTGCTTGCGGTCATGATTACAGCTCCTTGCGCAGGCGCGGATCGAGGACGTCGCGCAGGCCGTCGCCGACCAGTTGCAGCGACAGCACGGACAACACGATGGCGATGCCGGGGAAAATCATGATCCAGTCGGCCGAACCCATGTACTGCTGGCCGGCGTTGATCATGGTGCCCCAGGTCGGGATGTCGGGCGACACGCCCACGCCCAGGAAGGACAGGCCGGCTTCGGCCAGGATCGCGTAGGCGAAGATGAACGTGCCCTGCACCAGGATGGGCGACACCAGGTTGCGCAGCACGTGCACGGTGACGATGCGCCAGGTGGGCACGCCCAGCGCGCGGGCCGCTTCAACAAAGGGCAGTTCGCGGATCACCAGGGTCGAGGCGCGCACGATGCGGGCCAGGCGCGGCGTGTAGACGATGCCCAGCGCGATCACCACGTTGACCAGCGAGGGACCCAGCGCGGCCACCAGCGAGATTGCCAGCAGGATGTCGGGGAAGGCCATCATGGCGTCGATCAGGCGCGACACGAACTTGTCCGCCGTGCGGAAGAAGCCGGCGATCAGGCCCAATGCGATGCCCAGGATGCTGGACACGATGACGACGGAGAAGCCCACCATCAGCGACAGGCGGCCGCCATAGATGACGCGGCTGAACACGTCGCGGCCGAAGTCGTCGGTGCCGAACCAGTGCGCGGCGCCCGGC encodes:
- a CDS encoding N-acyl-D-amino-acid deacylase family protein; the protein is MYDTLIGNVLVLDGTGEPAYRASVALADGRIAAIGDLPGASARHLFDGTRLALAPGFIDVHTHDDTNVIRTPDMLPKLSQGVTTVVVGNCGISASPVALRGEPPDPMNLLGSRADFSYPTFADYTRAIEAAQPAVNVAALVGHTALRSNHMDRLDRAATRDEVLAMRAQLRDALAHGAVGLSTGLAYASAFDADTDEVKLLAEALDEFGALYTTHLRSEFATILEAMQEAFDIAQHARVPVVVSHLKCAGAGNWGRTKEVLATLETAGRLQHVGCDCYPYSASSSTLDLKQVTDEFDIDITWSVPHPEQARRKLADIAADWGLPLLEAAARLQPAGAVYHNMHEDDVRRVLSHRLTMVGSDGLPNDPMPHPRLWGAFPRVLGHYSRDVGLFPLTEAVHKMTGLSAARFGLAERGLVREGYHADLVLFDPATVIDRATFAAPVQTAAGIEAVWVNGALSYRQGEATGDRAGRWLPRSGDLRKNFQ
- a CDS encoding MurR/RpiR family transcriptional regulator gives rise to the protein MNIIRDIVFQIRSRRDSLSVTERKVADAILDNIIWGASATVDQLAAKAGVSIATISRFARTVGCDDTRDLKLKLAQASTVGSRFLDPSAAPEESTFYARIYADIESTLRAHLPNFTEQLFEAAAGIVDGARMIYVFGMGGASAVLAQEVQSRLVRLGYPIAVYSDAVLLRMVAATLDERDAVLILSASGLTPEIVGAARIVKQYQARIVAITDATSALAELADVVLPIRTDETDFIYKPSASRYALMLAIDLLSTELAMLNQEENRERLRRIKLALDEHRGGPNRLPLGD
- a CDS encoding ABC transporter ATP-binding protein, encoding MTTSPIPIRAEEPLVRIQDLKVHFPTSQARNAPVVKAVDGVSFDVPRNTIVGLVGESGSGKTTTGRALLRLFAPTAGRILFDGQDITKLSEKQMLPWRRRMQIVFQDPYASLNPRMTVAEILGEALDTHRLAQNRRMARIGELLERVGLNADHSRRYPHEFSGGQRQRIGIARALAVEPDFIVADEPVSALDVSVQAQVLNLLQDLQRDLGLTMLFVAHDLAVVDYLCDEVVVMYLGRVMERGPTSEVYARPRHPYTRALLSAAPVPDPRAPRSRILLKGDIPSPVNPPSGCVFRTRCPYAIESCATTEAQAANVGPGHYVACSRIGDAELAA
- a CDS encoding ABC transporter ATP-binding protein; protein product: MTASTRDVVLSVEGLKTWFHSRDGIAKSVDGVTFDLARGETLAIVGESGSGKSVTSLSIMGLLPKPAGRIEAGRILYRDRQGAQHDLAQATPATLRKIRGAEIAMIFQEPMTSLNPLYTVGDQIAEAVLQHEGGSYDAALRRAREMLERVEIPAADRRVNEYPHQMSGGMRQRVMIALALACNPAVLIADEPTTALDVTVQAQILDLLRRLQAEMNMSILFITHNLGVVAEIAHRVAVMYAGRVVEDAGVYDLFEKPTHPYTRGLLSCIPTAALLASGERLRAIPGNVPSVLSLPPGCTFAPRCPLAADDCRAAVPELMPVQTEHRARCIKVNPI
- a CDS encoding ABC transporter permease — protein: MAIATSANSAAGADRWQVLRLLVSRKTVLISLIVIIVLVAAALLAPWLSPYDPFKLSIMNRLKAPGAAHWFGTDDFGRDVFSRVIYGGRLSLMVGFSVVIVSSILGIALGLIAGFFRTADKFVSRLIDAMMAFPDILLAISLVAALGPSLVNVVIALGIVYTPRLARIVRASTLVIRELPFVEAARALGVPTWRIVTVHVLRNLVSPILVQGTFIFAYAILAEAGLSFLGVGVSPDIPTWGTMINAGQQYMGSADWIMIFPGIAIVLSVLSLQLVGDGLRDVLDPRLRKEL